A single Sporosarcina sp. FSL W8-0480 DNA region contains:
- the sigE gene encoding RNA polymerase sporulation sigma factor SigE, with translation MWHKMKNWLSIIKSFFLRRKSGTYYIGGHESLPKPLTREEEAQTIRAFMEGDMDARDTLIEKNLRLVVYIARRFDNTNTHIEDLISIGTIGLIKAIETFKSDRNIKLATYASRCIENEILMHLRKTNRTRSEISFDEPLNSDADGNELLLSDILGTDEHIIIDDVEKKLERQHMIEAISTLDERERYIMECRFGLTGHLEMTQKEVAELLGISQSYISRLEKKIISELRDRLNHPIA, from the coding sequence ATGTGGCATAAAATGAAAAATTGGTTATCAATCATTAAAAGTTTCTTTTTAAGAAGAAAAAGTGGCACATATTATATTGGTGGCCACGAATCGCTACCAAAACCGTTGACAAGGGAAGAAGAGGCTCAAACAATTCGAGCATTCATGGAAGGGGACATGGATGCAAGGGACACACTCATCGAAAAGAATTTAAGACTTGTCGTTTATATTGCAAGACGATTTGATAATACGAATACACATATTGAAGATTTAATAAGTATTGGCACAATTGGACTTATAAAAGCGATCGAAACATTTAAAAGCGATCGCAATATTAAATTAGCGACTTACGCTTCACGTTGTATCGAAAACGAGATATTGATGCATTTACGTAAAACAAACCGAACAAGATCGGAAATTTCATTTGACGAACCATTGAACTCGGACGCAGATGGCAATGAATTATTGCTTTCGGATATATTAGGCACTGATGAACACATTATCATTGACGATGTTGAGAAAAAATTGGAACGACAACATATGATTGAGGCAATTAGCACGTTGGATGAAAGAGAACGATATATTATGGAATGCCGCTTTGGCTTGACTGGACACTTGGAAATGACACAGAAGGAAGTAGCTGAATTATTAGGTATTTCGCAATCTTATATATCACGTCTTGAAAAGAAAATCATCTCTGAATTAAGGGACAGATTGAACCATCCAATTGCGTAA
- the sigG gene encoding RNA polymerase sporulation sigma factor SigG: MRTRVEICGIDTSNLPLLTNEVMKETFIRLQNGDESAREELVVGNLRLVLSLVQRFAYRGEQADDLFQVGCIGLLKSIDNFDLKHNVRFSTYAVPMIIGEIKRHLRDHHAIRVSRSLRDIAYKAIRAKEQFVNDHQKEPKISDLAEITGIPEDDILFALDAIQDPMSLHEPMNGDGGDPVYIMDQLQDKKVSEERWLTYVSVKETVSGMTERQQLILSKRFYLGQTQTEIAKELGISQAQISRLEKNAIQIIREGMENK, encoded by the coding sequence ATGCGTACAAGAGTGGAAATATGCGGAATCGATACGTCCAATTTGCCATTACTGACGAATGAAGTGATGAAAGAAACGTTTATCCGGCTTCAAAATGGTGACGAATCTGCAAGGGAAGAACTTGTCGTAGGAAACTTGCGATTAGTGCTCAGCCTTGTCCAAAGATTTGCATATAGGGGTGAACAGGCAGACGACCTTTTTCAGGTAGGTTGTATCGGTTTATTGAAGTCGATTGACAATTTTGATTTGAAACATAATGTCCGATTTTCGACGTATGCCGTGCCAATGATTATTGGGGAAATTAAAAGGCATTTGAGGGATCACCATGCTATTAGAGTATCCAGATCTCTCAGAGATATTGCTTATAAAGCAATTCGGGCGAAGGAACAATTTGTAAACGATCATCAAAAAGAACCGAAAATCTCTGATTTGGCCGAAATCACAGGTATTCCAGAAGATGATATATTGTTTGCTTTGGATGCAATCCAAGATCCAATGTCCCTTCATGAACCAATGAATGGGGATGGCGGAGATCCAGTCTATATTATGGACCAGTTACAAGATAAAAAAGTATCGGAAGAGCGTTGGCTCACTTATGTGTCAGTAAAGGAAACTGTTTCAGGCATGACGGAAAGACAGCAATTGATCCTCTCCAAACGTTTTTATTTAGGGCAGACTCAGACCGAAATAGCTAAAGAATTAGGTATCTCGCAAGCGCAGATTTCAAGGTTGGAGAAAAACGCCATTCAAATTATTCGAGAAGGTATGGAAAATAAATGA
- a CDS encoding YlmC/YmxH family sporulation protein has product MRFSDLQKKEVIEVKKGTFLGFVQDATIDMKNGKISILQIGGAEKSLFLDSKIKDLKQVRYDDVLTIGKDIVLVGKKTDT; this is encoded by the coding sequence ATGAGGTTTTCTGATTTGCAAAAAAAAGAAGTAATAGAAGTGAAAAAAGGAACCTTCTTAGGATTTGTTCAAGATGCAACGATCGATATGAAAAATGGGAAGATTTCAATTCTGCAAATTGGAGGGGCGGAAAAATCACTTTTTTTAGATTCTAAAATTAAAGATTTAAAGCAAGTTAGATATGACGATGTGTTAACGATTGGAAAAGATATCGTGTTAGTTGGTAAAAAGACCGATACATGA
- a CDS encoding YggS family pyridoxal phosphate-dependent enzyme, translating into METIQERMKFIEEEIQAACTRSGRNRHELTVIAVTKQVSVERTQEVIEAGINNLGENRPEGILGKQEEIKLDTVNWHFIGNVQSRKVKDIIDKVDFLHSLDRISIAKEIQKRATSTIDCFLQVNVSAEETKSGIQPEDVKGFVEEIAEFDKIRVIGLMTMAPFTQDEELIRPVFRALRVLRDQIAALNLKHAPCTELSMGMSNDYTIAIEEGATHIRIGTALVGMESEGDG; encoded by the coding sequence TTGGAGACAATTCAAGAACGTATGAAGTTTATAGAAGAAGAGATTCAAGCTGCCTGCACACGTTCAGGACGGAATAGACATGAACTAACCGTTATTGCTGTAACAAAGCAAGTTTCAGTCGAAAGAACGCAGGAAGTTATTGAGGCCGGTATTAACAACCTTGGAGAAAATCGACCTGAAGGTATTTTAGGAAAACAGGAAGAAATTAAATTGGATACAGTGAATTGGCATTTTATCGGTAATGTCCAAAGTAGGAAAGTAAAAGACATTATTGATAAAGTCGATTTTCTTCATTCTCTTGATCGAATCAGTATTGCAAAAGAAATCCAAAAAAGGGCAACGTCTACTATTGATTGCTTTCTACAAGTGAATGTTTCGGCAGAAGAAACCAAATCGGGGATTCAACCTGAAGACGTAAAAGGGTTTGTAGAAGAAATAGCGGAATTTGATAAAATCCGTGTCATCGGATTAATGACAATGGCTCCTTTTACACAAGATGAGGAATTAATACGTCCGGTATTCCGGGCTCTACGTGTCCTTCGTGACCAAATAGCAGCTCTTAACTTAAAACATGCACCATGTACTGAATTATCAATGGGAATGTCAAATGATTACACAATAGCAATAGAAGAAGGTGCAACCCATATTAGAATCGGTACCGCTTTAGTCGGAATGGAAAGCGAGGGAGACGGATGA
- a CDS encoding cell division protein SepF: protein MSIKRKFEKWFYLDDEEEIQQEQPVRQQQPPIQEQQPRKAATRKQQLSETQQPGTVVSLQSLQKSSKVVLFEPRVYAEAQDISEHLKNKRAVVVNLQRIERDQGIRIVDFLSGTVYALGGDIQRIGTDIFLCVPENVEVAGSISDFFER from the coding sequence ATGAGTATAAAAAGGAAATTTGAAAAATGGTTTTATCTTGATGATGAAGAGGAAATTCAACAAGAGCAACCTGTTCGACAACAACAACCGCCTATCCAAGAACAACAGCCAAGAAAAGCGGCAACACGTAAACAACAACTTTCGGAAACACAGCAACCTGGCACAGTCGTCAGTTTGCAAAGCCTTCAAAAGTCTTCAAAAGTTGTTCTGTTTGAACCAAGGGTTTATGCAGAAGCTCAAGACATTTCCGAACACTTGAAGAATAAAAGGGCGGTAGTTGTAAATTTACAAAGAATCGAAAGGGATCAAGGTATCCGCATCGTAGATTTCTTAAGTGGTACAGTATACGCACTTGGAGGAGACATTCAACGTATCGGGACAGACATCTTTTTATGTGTGCCTGAGAATGTCGAAGTGGCGGGTTCCATTTCGGATTTTTTTGAAAGATAG
- a CDS encoding YggT family protein produces the protein MIQAVDLIFSLIFQGIRLYLILLIIYILMSWVPASRETKIGILLGKITEPYLAFFRRFIPPLGMIDISPIVAIFVLNYLITRGVLEVYRLIMASLM, from the coding sequence ATGATACAAGCAGTTGATTTGATTTTTAGTCTGATATTTCAAGGTATACGACTTTACTTGATACTCCTCATTATTTATATTTTAATGTCATGGGTACCAGCATCAAGGGAAACAAAAATCGGTATACTATTAGGCAAGATAACTGAGCCTTATTTAGCCTTTTTCCGCAGATTTATTCCACCACTTGGAATGATTGATATTTCGCCGATTGTTGCCATTTTTGTTTTGAATTATTTAATTACAAGAGGCGTGCTTGAAGTTTATAGGTTAATCATGGCCTCACTTATGTGA
- a CDS encoding RNA-binding protein: MESIIQHFRKDEQPFIETVVGWTREVEDTYSPKLTGFLDPRQIFIVSSIVRGAGLQFAVNGAFIEPERQRALIFPDYYEPEADDFQVTVFSVRYPAKFMSIEHRDILGSLMALGIDRSKFGDIRLKEGVAQFAAAEEMKDYLSANLTSIGKSKVRVEEVISLDELIVLAESWREELHTISSLRLDSIVASLLNYPRQKAVSLVQNDKVKVNHVVRNQQAFEVNESDILSIRGFGRFKIMSIEGRTRKDKIRLLIGRLE, encoded by the coding sequence ATGGAATCCATCATACAACACTTTAGAAAAGACGAGCAGCCATTCATAGAAACTGTAGTCGGTTGGACACGGGAAGTCGAGGATACGTATTCTCCTAAGCTAACTGGTTTTCTTGATCCGAGGCAAATTTTCATCGTAAGTTCCATCGTTAGAGGTGCTGGTCTACAATTTGCGGTTAATGGTGCCTTCATTGAACCTGAACGACAACGAGCCTTAATCTTTCCGGATTATTACGAACCTGAAGCCGATGATTTCCAAGTAACTGTTTTTTCGGTTAGATATCCTGCGAAATTCATGTCGATTGAGCATCGTGACATTTTAGGTTCACTTATGGCACTTGGTATCGACCGATCAAAATTTGGAGATATCCGCCTGAAGGAAGGTGTCGCCCAATTCGCCGCTGCAGAGGAGATGAAAGATTATCTAAGCGCTAACTTAACTTCAATTGGTAAATCAAAAGTTCGTGTAGAAGAAGTAATTTCTTTAGATGAACTAATCGTATTGGCTGAATCATGGAGAGAAGAGCTACATACGATCAGCTCTCTACGTCTTGACTCCATTGTCGCTTCACTACTAAATTATCCACGTCAAAAAGCAGTCTCACTCGTCCAAAATGATAAAGTTAAAGTAAATCATGTCGTTCGTAATCAGCAGGCATTCGAAGTGAATGAATCAGATATCCTTTCGATTAGAGGGTTTGGGCGTTTTAAAATCATGTCGATTGAAGGCAGAACACGTAAAGATAAAATTAGGTTGTTGATAGGGAGGTTAGAATGA
- a CDS encoding DivIVA domain-containing protein, with protein MALSPLDIHNKEFSRGFRGYDEDEVNEFLEQIMKDYENVLEENKTLKNSLKETKEKVSHFNSIEETLQKSILIAQEAAEDVRRNSLQESKLIVKEAEKNADRIVNEALSRARKIAMEIEDLKKQSKVFRNRFRMLIEAQLDMIKTDDWERLMEYQPDAEQLEAASDVE; from the coding sequence ATGGCATTATCACCGCTTGATATACATAATAAGGAGTTCAGCCGTGGCTTCCGTGGATATGATGAAGACGAGGTCAATGAATTCCTTGAGCAAATCATGAAGGATTACGAAAATGTCTTGGAAGAGAACAAGACATTAAAAAACAGTCTAAAGGAAACGAAGGAAAAGGTTTCCCACTTCAACTCCATTGAAGAGACATTGCAAAAATCAATCTTAATCGCTCAAGAAGCGGCAGAGGATGTGCGAAGAAATTCACTTCAAGAATCCAAGCTTATCGTTAAAGAAGCAGAAAAAAATGCAGACCGAATTGTTAACGAAGCACTTTCTCGTGCAAGGAAAATTGCAATGGAAATTGAAGACTTGAAAAAACAATCAAAAGTATTTCGAAATCGTTTCAGAATGTTAATCGAAGCCCAACTCGACATGATCAAAACCGATGATTGGGAAAGACTTATGGAATATCAACCCGATGCAGAACAACTTGAGGCTGCCTCTGATGTTGAATAA
- the ileS gene encoding isoleucine--tRNA ligase, with the protein MDYKDTLLMPKTEFPMRGNLPNKEPQLQEKWEEMDIYQKVQERTKGRPFFVLHDGPPYANGDLHMGHALNKVLKDMIVRHKSMTGFHAPYVPGWDTHGLPIEQALVNKGVNRKEHSVAEFRRMCEEYAYSQIDNQRTQFKRIGVRGNWDNPYITLKPEFESRQIEVFGEMAKKGYIYKGLKPVYWSPSSESALAEAEIEYKDKKSPSIYVAFPIKDGLGVVEEDVRIIIWTTTPWTIPANLGISVHPEFNYAIVEVDGNKYLLAKDLLEFVAKEIGWESYEVVRELKGSDLERVIAKHPFYDRDSLVMLGEHVTAEAGTGCVHTAPGHGEDDFYVSKQYGIDALSPVNDRGVMTEEAPGFEGLFYEDANKEVTKKLDEEGALLKLSFITHSYPHDWRTKKPVIYRATAQWFASINSFRNELLDAIRNTKFTPSWGETRLYNMVRDRGDWCISRQRVWGVPIPVFYAENGEAIITDETISYVSRLFREHGSNIWFERDAKDLLPEGYEHPGSPNGQFTKETDIMDVWFDSGSTHQGVLVERDDLVYPADLYLEGSDQYRGWFNSSLTTSVAINGIAPYKGLLSHGFTLDGEGRKMSKSLGNVIVPAKVMNQLGADILRLWVSSVDYTADVRVSDSNFKQVSEVYRKIRNTLRFLHGNVSDFNPSTDRVDFVDMRPIDQYVYVKLQDLVKEVLKSYENYEFAGVYHAVNNFCTGDLSSFYLDIAKDVVYIEGADHPHRRAMQTVMYDSLLALLKLLTPIIPHTTDELWAFLEHVDEESVQLTDMPQAEELGEHASTLRDRFAKLMLVRDDVLKALEEARNAKVIGKSLEAKVTVALPEKLAGVFAAEDIDFAQFFIVSQFVEGKVEDMPADALKLDAATVLVEKADGEKCERCWTISETVGDDAEQPELCSRCADVVKKYYS; encoded by the coding sequence ATGGATTACAAAGACACATTGCTAATGCCGAAAACGGAATTTCCAATGCGCGGAAATTTACCAAATAAAGAACCGCAACTTCAAGAAAAATGGGAAGAGATGGACATCTATCAAAAAGTCCAGGAACGGACCAAAGGACGTCCCTTCTTCGTACTTCACGACGGACCACCATACGCAAACGGTGACCTCCACATGGGTCATGCTCTAAACAAAGTACTAAAAGACATGATCGTCCGTCACAAGTCAATGACAGGCTTCCATGCTCCATACGTACCAGGCTGGGACACTCACGGTCTTCCAATCGAGCAAGCACTCGTAAACAAAGGAGTAAACCGCAAAGAGCACTCAGTAGCAGAATTCCGTAGAATGTGCGAAGAGTATGCTTATAGCCAAATCGACAACCAACGCACACAATTCAAACGTATCGGTGTTCGTGGTAACTGGGATAACCCATATATCACATTGAAACCAGAATTTGAATCTCGCCAAATTGAAGTTTTCGGAGAAATGGCGAAAAAAGGCTATATCTACAAAGGACTGAAGCCAGTTTACTGGTCACCTTCAAGTGAATCAGCACTTGCCGAAGCAGAAATTGAATACAAAGATAAAAAATCACCATCCATCTATGTCGCTTTCCCGATCAAAGACGGATTAGGGGTAGTGGAAGAAGACGTCCGTATTATCATCTGGACTACAACTCCTTGGACGATTCCTGCAAACCTTGGAATTTCAGTTCATCCGGAATTCAATTACGCAATTGTAGAAGTGGATGGAAATAAATATCTATTGGCGAAAGACCTTCTTGAATTCGTTGCCAAAGAAATTGGCTGGGAATCTTACGAAGTTGTACGCGAATTGAAAGGATCTGATTTAGAGCGGGTAATCGCTAAACATCCATTCTACGATCGTGACTCCCTTGTAATGCTTGGTGAGCATGTAACAGCGGAGGCTGGTACAGGATGTGTCCATACGGCACCTGGTCACGGTGAGGATGACTTCTATGTCTCCAAACAATATGGAATCGATGCATTATCTCCTGTCAATGACAGAGGGGTTATGACGGAAGAAGCACCTGGATTTGAAGGATTGTTTTATGAAGATGCGAATAAAGAGGTAACGAAGAAGTTGGATGAAGAAGGGGCACTTTTGAAGCTTTCATTCATCACACACTCATATCCGCATGATTGGCGTACTAAGAAACCAGTCATTTACCGTGCCACAGCCCAGTGGTTTGCATCTATCAATTCCTTCCGTAACGAATTGCTTGATGCAATCCGTAATACAAAATTCACGCCATCTTGGGGTGAAACTCGCCTTTACAACATGGTCCGTGACCGTGGAGATTGGTGTATTTCCCGTCAACGTGTATGGGGAGTTCCTATTCCGGTATTCTATGCAGAAAACGGGGAAGCCATCATTACTGACGAAACCATTTCCTACGTATCCCGCCTATTCCGTGAACATGGTTCAAACATTTGGTTTGAGCGCGATGCAAAAGATCTACTTCCTGAAGGATATGAGCACCCGGGTAGCCCGAACGGTCAATTTACGAAAGAGACGGACATCATGGACGTTTGGTTCGATTCGGGTTCTACCCATCAAGGAGTGCTTGTAGAGAGGGACGATCTTGTCTATCCTGCAGACCTGTATCTTGAAGGAAGCGACCAATACCGTGGCTGGTTCAACTCTTCTTTGACAACAAGTGTTGCGATCAATGGAATCGCGCCTTATAAAGGCTTGTTAAGTCATGGATTCACATTGGATGGAGAAGGGCGTAAAATGAGTAAATCACTTGGAAACGTAATCGTGCCAGCGAAAGTGATGAACCAATTAGGTGCCGATATTCTTCGTCTATGGGTATCATCCGTAGATTATACGGCAGATGTCCGTGTATCCGATTCAAACTTTAAGCAAGTATCGGAGGTATACCGTAAAATCCGTAATACTCTTCGTTTCCTACACGGGAATGTGTCCGACTTTAATCCATCAACTGATCGAGTAGATTTTGTTGATATGCGTCCGATTGACCAATACGTCTATGTGAAGCTTCAAGATTTAGTCAAGGAAGTATTAAAATCATATGAAAACTACGAGTTTGCTGGCGTTTACCACGCAGTTAATAATTTCTGTACAGGTGACTTAAGCTCATTCTATTTAGATATCGCTAAAGATGTTGTGTATATCGAAGGTGCAGACCATCCACATCGTCGTGCGATGCAAACGGTTATGTATGATTCCTTACTTGCACTATTGAAGCTATTGACTCCAATCATCCCTCATACAACGGATGAACTATGGGCATTCCTTGAGCATGTCGATGAGGAAAGCGTCCAATTGACTGACATGCCGCAAGCAGAAGAACTTGGTGAACATGCTTCTACGCTACGCGATCGATTTGCTAAATTGATGCTCGTACGTGATGATGTATTGAAAGCACTTGAAGAAGCTCGAAATGCTAAAGTAATTGGTAAATCCCTTGAGGCAAAAGTGACTGTCGCATTGCCAGAAAAATTGGCTGGAGTATTTGCGGCAGAAGATATCGATTTTGCTCAGTTCTTTATCGTTTCACAATTCGTTGAAGGCAAAGTAGAAGATATGCCTGCTGATGCACTTAAACTTGATGCTGCAACTGTTCTTGTTGAAAAAGCGGATGGTGAAAAGTGTGAACGTTGCTGGACGATCTCTGAAACGGTCGGTGACGATGCGGAACAGCCAGAACTATGTTCCCGTTGTGCAGATGTTGTGAAGAAATACTATTCATAA
- the lspA gene encoding signal peptidase II → MLIYYGIAIILILLDQLTKWLVVQNMTLGERIPILDPYLALLSHRNKGAAWGMLEGQMWLFYVVTILVVAGIIYFFHKESKGQPLLSVSLMFLLGGALGNFIDRLWRKEVVDFVDVLIPVIDYDFPIFNVADAALTVGVVLMIIHVFLDEKKNKKKVS, encoded by the coding sequence ATGTTAATTTATTATGGGATTGCAATTATTTTAATACTGTTAGACCAGCTCACAAAATGGCTTGTAGTACAAAATATGACGTTGGGTGAAAGAATTCCTATCTTGGATCCTTATCTTGCCCTCCTCTCACACCGCAACAAAGGAGCGGCGTGGGGAATGCTTGAAGGACAAATGTGGTTATTTTACGTTGTCACAATACTTGTCGTAGCAGGGATTATCTATTTTTTTCACAAAGAAAGCAAAGGCCAACCTTTACTCAGTGTAAGCTTGATGTTTTTATTAGGTGGGGCGCTTGGCAACTTCATCGATCGGTTATGGCGTAAAGAAGTTGTCGATTTCGTCGATGTACTCATCCCGGTCATCGATTATGATTTTCCTATTTTTAACGTTGCAGACGCGGCATTAACTGTAGGGGTAGTGCTCATGATCATTCACGTGTTTTTAGATGAAAAAAAGAATAAGAAAAAGGTGTCATAA
- a CDS encoding RluA family pseudouridine synthase, translating to MEPIEIVITDEIEKGRIDKVLSTYNPDWSRTQIQQWVKDGAVLVNEEQVKANYKVKTGDIIEVIEPELEELDIVAEDLDLEIVYEDSDVLVVNKPRGMVVHPAPGHSTGTLVNGLMHQVNDLSGINGVMRPGIVHRIDKDTSGLLMVAKNDQAHVSLVNQLVNKSVTRVYTALVHGHIPHDQGTIDAPIGRDPKDRQSMTIIDKGKHAVTHFKVLERFGNFTLVECRLETGRTHQIRVHMKYIGHPLAGDPKYGPKKTIDFNGQVLHAGTIGFKHPRTEEYLEFTQPLPEDFQNLIEKMRNEKR from the coding sequence ATGGAACCGATTGAAATTGTAATTACAGATGAAATAGAAAAAGGCCGAATCGATAAAGTGTTATCAACTTATAATCCAGATTGGTCTCGCACACAGATTCAGCAATGGGTTAAAGATGGTGCGGTTTTAGTGAACGAAGAACAGGTGAAAGCGAATTATAAGGTGAAAACCGGAGATATTATCGAAGTGATTGAGCCTGAGTTAGAAGAGTTAGATATTGTTGCTGAAGATCTTGACTTGGAGATTGTTTATGAAGACAGCGATGTCCTTGTAGTCAATAAACCTCGTGGGATGGTCGTTCATCCTGCGCCGGGTCACAGCACTGGAACGCTTGTTAACGGATTGATGCACCAGGTGAACGATTTATCAGGGATTAATGGAGTTATGCGCCCTGGTATCGTCCATCGAATCGATAAGGATACTTCGGGTTTGCTCATGGTTGCTAAAAATGACCAAGCACATGTGTCTCTTGTCAATCAGCTTGTTAATAAATCTGTTACTCGTGTCTATACGGCACTTGTGCATGGCCATATCCCTCATGATCAGGGGACGATTGATGCGCCAATCGGAAGAGATCCTAAAGATCGTCAAAGTATGACGATAATCGATAAGGGAAAGCATGCGGTAACTCACTTTAAAGTACTGGAGCGTTTCGGTAACTTCACATTAGTCGAGTGTAGGCTGGAAACAGGTAGGACTCATCAAATCCGTGTGCATATGAAGTATATTGGGCATCCACTTGCGGGGGACCCGAAATATGGTCCTAAGAAGACTATCGACTTCAATGGGCAGGTATTACACGCGGGTACAATAGGCTTCAAACACCCTCGTACTGAGGAATATTTAGAGTTTACACAGCCGTTACCGGAAGACTTCCAAAACTTGATTGAAAAAATGCGTAACGAAAAACGTTGA
- the pyrR gene encoding bifunctional pyr operon transcriptional regulator/uracil phosphoribosyltransferase PyrR, giving the protein MTEKAIILDEQAISRAVTRIAYEIIEKNKGIDECILVGIKTRGAVLAKRLAERIKQIEGRPILTGELDITLYRDDLQHKHGNHEPLVHQVDIEHDVTEKKVILVDDVLYTGRTVRAAMDAVIDLGRPAAIQLAVLVDRGHRELPIRPDFVGKNIPTSNEERVVVNVVEEDGADGVSIHTR; this is encoded by the coding sequence ATGACGGAAAAAGCAATCATTCTTGACGAACAGGCAATATCAAGAGCAGTAACAAGAATCGCCTACGAAATCATCGAAAAAAATAAAGGAATCGACGAATGCATTCTTGTCGGCATCAAAACAAGAGGAGCAGTCCTTGCGAAACGTCTTGCGGAAAGGATCAAGCAAATTGAAGGCAGACCGATTTTGACAGGTGAATTGGACATTACGCTGTATAGAGATGACCTTCAACATAAGCATGGAAATCATGAACCACTTGTCCACCAAGTCGACATTGAACACGATGTGACAGAAAAGAAAGTAATTCTTGTTGACGATGTTCTTTACACAGGAAGAACTGTAAGAGCAGCAATGGATGCAGTCATCGACTTAGGTAGACCTGCGGCAATTCAACTGGCAGTCCTTGTTGACAGGGGCCACCGCGAATTACCAATCCGGCCGGATTTTGTCGGTAAAAACATTCCGACTTCAAATGAGGAAAGGGTAGTCGTCAATGTAGTTGAAGAAGATGGTGCAGACGGCGTTTCGATTCATACAAGATAA
- a CDS encoding solute carrier family 23 protein, which produces MNDNNVLDVHDKPDAGRWLALSLQHMFAMFGATILVPQLVGLSPAIALLTSGIATIVFVLVTRFKVPAYLGSSFAFIAPIIAATESGGIGSAMIGSMFVALVYAIVSLLIWTTGSGWIMEFLPPVVVGPVIMVIGLALAPTAVSMASTIQVDGEAQYNLLHFSAAIVTLAAAIICLMFFRGVVSLMPVLIGIVVGYIYSAAIGILDFTKVHEADWFAIPEFLIPGIDYDFVVTPTLLAIMVPISIVTISEHIGHQLVLGRVVNKDFIKDPGLNRSLLGDGLGTLLSGFLGGPPKTTYGENIGVMAITRVYSIYVIIGAAVFAILFSFIGKLMAIIATIPTAVLGGISILLFGIIAASGLRMLVDHKVDFGQQRNLVIASVILVIGIGGASIHFSETFQVGGMALAAIVGVFLNMILPNRTKDSLADSATE; this is translated from the coding sequence ATGAATGATAATAATGTATTAGACGTACATGATAAACCGGATGCCGGTAGATGGCTTGCACTCAGTTTACAGCATATGTTTGCTATGTTTGGAGCAACAATCCTTGTTCCACAATTAGTCGGATTAAGCCCGGCAATTGCTTTACTGACAAGTGGGATTGCGACAATTGTCTTCGTCCTTGTCACGCGATTCAAAGTTCCTGCATACTTAGGTTCATCATTCGCTTTCATTGCGCCAATTATCGCAGCTACAGAATCAGGAGGCATCGGAAGCGCAATGATCGGAAGCATGTTCGTTGCTCTCGTGTATGCAATCGTATCGTTGTTAATCTGGACGACTGGATCCGGGTGGATCATGGAATTTCTTCCTCCAGTCGTAGTCGGACCGGTAATCATGGTAATCGGATTGGCGTTGGCACCAACAGCGGTCAGCATGGCGAGTACAATCCAAGTAGACGGCGAAGCGCAGTACAATCTCCTTCATTTCTCGGCAGCAATAGTTACTTTGGCAGCGGCGATCATCTGCCTCATGTTCTTTAGAGGGGTGGTCAGCCTCATGCCTGTCCTGATTGGAATAGTTGTAGGCTACATATACTCAGCGGCAATCGGAATTTTGGACTTCACTAAAGTGCATGAAGCCGATTGGTTTGCAATACCGGAATTCCTTATTCCTGGAATCGATTATGACTTTGTCGTTACACCGACACTGCTTGCAATTATGGTTCCGATATCAATCGTAACAATTTCAGAGCATATCGGTCACCAACTTGTATTAGGTCGCGTTGTAAATAAAGATTTTATCAAAGACCCTGGTTTGAACAGATCCTTACTTGGAGACGGTTTAGGAACACTATTGAGTGGATTTCTTGGAGGTCCACCGAAAACGACGTACGGCGAAAACATCGGAGTTATGGCAATCACCCGCGTATATAGCATCTACGTCATCATAGGAGCGGCAGTATTCGCGATTTTGTTCTCTTTCATCGGCAAGCTAATGGCAATCATCGCAACAATTCCAACTGCTGTGCTTGGTGGAATATCAATCCTGTTGTTCGGGATCATTGCGGCTTCGGGTCTAAGGATGCTTGTCGATCATAAAGTCGATTTCGGACAGCAACGAAATCTCGTTATTGCTTCAGTCATTTTAGTTATCGGAATTGGTGGTGCATCCATTCATTTCAGTGAAACATTCCAAGTTGGAGGAATGGCGCTTGCTGCGATCGTCGGAGTGTTCCTTAACATGATTTTGCCTAACAGAACAAAAGATAGTTTGGCTGATAGTGCAACAGAATAG